The proteins below are encoded in one region of Nyctibius grandis isolate bNycGra1 chromosome 7, bNycGra1.pri, whole genome shotgun sequence:
- the LOC137665983 gene encoding prostatic acid phosphatase-like, which yields MGGIWLPSPSRILCFSFHIILILLQQTTAERELKFVVAVFRHGDRTPVVNFPTDLHKESEWPQGFGQLTKTGMQQLFELGQYMRERYSNFLNSTYNRQEFYIQSTDYDRTIMSAQSFLSGLYPPTSSQIWNPELLWQPIPVHVLQKSTDRMLHFPLPDCPHFDELQNETQTSSEFQNRIQPYMDFIQTMAVNTGLELNNLKILDNFQLWDTYDTLHCEGIHNYTLPVWATKDVIDKMEKLAELSLLSLFGLYKTEEKSRLQGGVLVNVILNSIKQAANSSKQRKMEVYSAHDTTVGALQIALNIFNGKLPPYAACQFFELYQESSGRYSIEMHYRNDSSKDPYLLTLPGCTSSCPLEKFAELVSPVITKNWTKECGKKDKMKDIFIGFDVAVALLSVFDLVLLYLLYHYGRCRRRNNYQDI from the exons ATGGGAGGGATATGGCTTCCCAGCCCATCTAGGatcctgtgtttttcttttcatattatCCTCATTCTGCTTCAACAGACTACTGCAGAAAGAGAACTGAAGTTTGTGGTTGCA GTTTTCCGACATGGTGACCGAACACCAGTTGTAAACTTTCCAACTGATCTACACAAAGAAAGTGAATGGCCCCAGGGGTTTGGACAACTTACCAAG ACTGGAATGCAGCAGCTATTTGAACTTGGACAGTACATGAGGGAAAGATATTCCAACTTTTTGAACAGCACATACAACCGGCAAGAG TTTTACATCCAAAGTACAGATTATGATCGCACCATTATGAGCGCCCAGTCATTCCTTTCTGGACTCTATCCACCAACTAGCAGCCAAATTTGGAACCCTGAGCTTCTCTGGCAACCCATTCCAGTTCATGTTTTACAAAAATCAACAGACCGG atgCTGCATTTTCCTCTGCCTGACTGTCCCCATTTTGATGAACTTCAGAATGAAACACAAACATCTAGTGAATTTCAAAATAGAATACAACCATACATG gattTTATACAAACAATGGCAGTTAACACAGGACTTGAActaaataatcttaaaatactGGACAATTTCCAGCTCTGGGATACATATGATACTCTACACTGTGAG GGTATTCACAATTATACTCTTCCTGTATGGGCCACCAAAGATGTAATCGACAAGATGGAAAAACTGGCAGAATTATCCTTATTATCACTATTTGGGCtttataaaacagaagagaaatcacGACTACAAGgag GTGTCCTTgtgaatgttattttaaatagtattaAACAAGCTGCCaattcttcaaaacaaagaaaaatggaggTCTACTCTGCA caTGACACCACAGTTGGGGCGCTTCAGATTGCTCTCAATATTTTCAATGGAAAACTGCCACCATACGCGGCTTGCCAGTTTTTTGAACTCTACCAAGAAAGCAGTGG GCGATATAGCATTGAAATGCATTATCGGAATGACTCTTCAAAGGATCCTTACCTACTCACTCTGCCAGGATGCACCTCTTCTTGTCCACTTGAGAAGTTTGCTGAACTAGTTTCTCCTGTGATTACAAAAAATTGGACAAAAGAATGtgggaagaaagacaaaatgaaag atatttttatcGGATTTGACGTTGCTGTTGCCTTGTTGTCCGTTTTTGACCTTGTACTGCTCTACCTCCTTTATCATTATGGACGCTGCAGGCGCAGAAACAATTACCAAGACATTTAA